In the genome of Sphingomonas sp. BT-65, one region contains:
- a CDS encoding MerR family DNA-binding transcriptional regulator, with protein sequence MATTIKTVASFAPIEARPDKESFSISDLCAEFEVTARALRFYEDEGLIAPERRGLARIYSHRDRARLAWILRGKRVGFSLAEIREMIDLYDVGDGRKTQHQVTLDKCRARIELLERQKVDIDAHIAELEDFVAVLEGRAQPIK encoded by the coding sequence ATGGCAACGACCATCAAGACGGTGGCCAGCTTCGCACCGATCGAGGCCCGGCCGGACAAGGAGAGCTTCTCGATCTCGGACCTCTGCGCCGAGTTCGAGGTGACGGCACGGGCGCTGCGCTTCTACGAGGACGAGGGACTGATCGCGCCGGAGCGCCGCGGCCTCGCGCGCATCTATTCGCACCGCGACCGCGCGCGCCTCGCCTGGATCCTGCGCGGCAAGCGAGTCGGCTTCAGCCTCGCCGAGATCCGCGAGATGATCGACCTTTACGACGTCGGCGACGGCCGCAAGACCCAGCACCAGGTCACGCTCGACAAGTGCCGCGCGCGCATCGAGCTGCTCGAGCGCCAGAAGGTCGACATCGACGCCCACATCGCCGAGCTCGAAGATTTCGTCGCGGTCCTCGAAGGCCGCGCGCAACCCATCAAATAA
- a CDS encoding acyl-CoA dehydrogenase C-terminal domain-containing protein yields MPQYTPPVRDTRFVLDRVLKIDRYANLPGFAAATPDVVSAVLEEGGKFVAEVLFPLNHSGDQQGCTRNPDSSVTTPDGFKEAYNQFVESGWGTLSAPEQFGGQGMPHVVSTAFQEFMISSNMAFAMYPGLTHGAIAALLAKGSPEQQAMYVPKMVSGEWGGTMNLTEPHSGTDLGLIKTRAEPNADGSWSITGTKIFISSGEHDLTSNIIHLVLAKTPGAPESSKGISLFVVPKILVNDDGSLGERNAVSCGSIEHKMGIHGNSTCVMNYDGATGWLVGEEMKGLAAMFIMMNAARLGVGLQGLGIGEVAYQNAVQYAEDRRQGRALTGPAEPNEKADTLFVHPDVRRMLMEAKAMTEGLRALCLWGGLQVDLAHQAATEEERQLADDLVGLLTPVIKGVGTDAGYKIATDAQQVYGGHGYIAEWGMEQYVRDARISMIYEGTNGVQAMDLVGRKLAQNGGRAIQAFFKVVGEEVAVAKSKPELTSFAEALEKANGQLQAATMWFMQNGMQNPNQVGAGAYSYMQLTGIVAIGLMWLRMAEAAVEALASGEAEGADFNRAFLEAKLVTARFYAERIMPDAGALRRKIEGGADSIMALPPEMFRAA; encoded by the coding sequence ATGCCGCAATATACGCCCCCCGTGCGCGACACCCGCTTCGTGCTCGACCGCGTCCTCAAGATCGATCGCTACGCCAATCTGCCCGGTTTCGCCGCAGCGACGCCCGACGTCGTCAGCGCGGTGCTCGAGGAGGGGGGCAAGTTCGTCGCCGAGGTCCTCTTCCCGCTCAACCATTCGGGCGACCAGCAGGGCTGCACCCGCAACCCCGACAGCAGCGTCACCACCCCCGACGGATTCAAGGAAGCGTACAACCAGTTCGTCGAGAGCGGCTGGGGCACGCTCTCCGCGCCCGAGCAGTTCGGCGGGCAGGGCATGCCGCACGTCGTCTCGACCGCGTTTCAGGAGTTCATGATCAGCTCGAACATGGCCTTCGCCATGTATCCGGGCCTCACCCACGGCGCGATCGCCGCGCTGCTCGCCAAGGGCAGCCCCGAGCAGCAGGCGATGTATGTGCCGAAGATGGTGTCGGGTGAGTGGGGCGGCACCATGAACCTGACCGAACCGCATTCCGGTACCGATCTCGGCCTCATCAAGACCCGCGCCGAGCCGAATGCCGACGGCAGCTGGTCGATCACCGGCACGAAGATCTTCATCTCATCGGGCGAGCACGACCTCACCAGCAACATCATCCACCTCGTCCTCGCCAAGACCCCGGGCGCGCCGGAGAGCAGCAAAGGCATCTCGCTGTTCGTGGTGCCCAAGATCCTCGTCAACGACGATGGCTCGCTCGGCGAGCGCAACGCGGTGTCGTGCGGCTCGATCGAGCACAAGATGGGCATCCACGGCAACTCGACCTGCGTCATGAACTATGACGGCGCGACCGGCTGGCTGGTCGGCGAAGAGATGAAGGGCCTCGCCGCGATGTTCATCATGATGAACGCCGCGCGCCTCGGCGTCGGCTTGCAGGGGCTCGGCATCGGCGAGGTCGCCTATCAGAACGCCGTCCAATATGCCGAGGACCGCCGCCAGGGCCGCGCGCTCACCGGCCCGGCCGAGCCCAATGAAAAGGCCGACACGCTCTTCGTCCATCCCGACGTCCGCCGCATGCTGATGGAGGCCAAGGCGATGACCGAGGGGCTGCGCGCCTTGTGCCTGTGGGGCGGCCTCCAGGTCGATCTCGCGCATCAGGCCGCGACCGAGGAGGAGCGCCAGCTCGCCGACGACCTCGTTGGCCTGCTCACCCCGGTGATCAAGGGCGTCGGCACCGATGCCGGCTACAAGATCGCGACCGACGCGCAGCAGGTTTATGGCGGCCATGGCTACATCGCCGAATGGGGCATGGAGCAATATGTCCGCGATGCCCGCATCTCGATGATCTATGAGGGCACTAACGGCGTCCAGGCGATGGACCTGGTCGGCCGCAAGCTCGCCCAGAATGGCGGCCGCGCGATCCAGGCCTTCTTCAAGGTCGTCGGCGAGGAAGTCGCCGTCGCCAAGTCCAAGCCTGAACTCACGAGCTTCGCCGAGGCGCTGGAGAAGGCCAATGGCCAGCTCCAGGCCGCGACCATGTGGTTCATGCAGAACGGCATGCAGAACCCCAACCAGGTCGGCGCCGGCGCCTATAGCTACATGCAGCTCACCGGCATCGTCGCGATTGGCCTGATGTGGCTGCGCATGGCCGAAGCCGCGGTCGAGGCGCTCGCCTCGGGCGAGGCTGAGGGAGCTGATTTCAATCGGGCGTTCCTGGAGGCCAAGCTGGTCACCGCCCGCTTCTACGCCGAGCGCATCATGCCCGACGCGGGCGCGCTGCGGCGCAAGATCGAGGGCGGCGCGGACAGCATCATGGCGCTGCCGCCTGAGATGTTCCGGGCAGCATGA
- a CDS encoding bifunctional 2-polyprenyl-6-hydroxyphenol methylase/3-demethylubiquinol 3-O-methyltransferase UbiG, translating to MIHAPMLQGKKLVQSMFARRGYRIVRSEPDEQYQPTSADARNSVSLLHEILPVVQHNALTGQWPTPEFLEDYFDASRLAMARLLLDQCDAEEVEIAGKRVLDIGCHAGCLLRLMRARYPEASLFGCDISDVKLAMAKRACPDAELFFCALSDLPESSRYDVVFLMEVLEHTVDPEAVVRRLLDIVSAAGTLVLTVPDGRKDQFPAKEYNAEFDSYAGHINFWSPESWNYFLARIAPEWKLRTGTLATGHLFAALSMKKAI from the coding sequence ATGATCCATGCTCCGATGCTCCAGGGCAAAAAACTGGTTCAATCCATGTTTGCGCGTCGCGGCTACAGGATTGTAAGGTCGGAACCTGACGAGCAGTACCAGCCGACCTCAGCCGACGCCCGCAACTCTGTTAGCTTGCTCCATGAGATACTTCCGGTGGTGCAGCACAACGCGCTGACCGGACAATGGCCGACACCAGAATTTCTTGAAGACTACTTCGACGCAAGCCGTCTTGCGATGGCTCGCCTTCTGCTCGATCAATGCGATGCCGAAGAAGTCGAAATCGCGGGCAAGCGCGTTCTGGACATCGGGTGCCACGCAGGGTGCCTGCTGCGCCTCATGCGCGCAAGATACCCGGAAGCCTCCCTCTTTGGATGCGACATCAGCGATGTGAAGCTCGCGATGGCCAAGCGGGCCTGCCCTGACGCCGAACTGTTCTTCTGCGCGCTCTCGGACCTTCCTGAATCATCGCGCTACGACGTGGTGTTTCTGATGGAAGTGCTCGAGCACACGGTAGATCCCGAAGCGGTTGTCCGGCGCCTGCTCGATATTGTGTCAGCCGCCGGCACGCTCGTATTGACGGTTCCCGATGGGCGGAAGGATCAATTTCCCGCCAAGGAGTACAATGCGGAGTTTGATTCCTACGCGGGCCACATCAACTTCTGGAGTCCGGAGAGCTGGAACTATTTCCTTGCGCGGATCGCTCCTGAGTGGAAACTCCGTACAGGAACGTTGGCAACTGGACACTTGTTCGCAGCACTGAGCATGAAGAAAGCGATCTAA
- a CDS encoding alpha-L-fucosidase, with protein sequence MDRIDRRNFFAYAGAAGALPFVAASGHAQEADGNSAAAAPAKLPYQEETRARRMQWWHEAKFGMFIHYGLYSIIGHQEWAMENEGIPIPQYERLARHFRPKPGAAREWAKLAKRAGQKYMVLTTKHHEGFCLWDTKQTDYNSARQGAKRDIVREFVEAARTEGLRVGLYYSLMDWHYPDGARCKDDPAARERFVAFAHAQVHELLTNYGKIDILWYDVDWPLTPAQWRAADMNKMVFELQPDIIVNNRNGLAGDFSTPEHKVAADSRAWETCETMNLGWGYQRTDDEWKSPTRIVNDLTLCVQQGGNFLLNIGPEADGSVPQPSVEILGRVGDWLKINGASIYDADGRAAGAFGNYTNFTKAKDKLYVHVYCWPSKSPAAGILDFLRPETTVAVGGVRTKILSARLLKTGAPVKFEQDAWSLRLLDLPEAAPDDPTTVFELTCEGKPYVRHHLIRPEWPRYGVNVLPRQS encoded by the coding sequence ATGGACCGCATCGATCGCAGGAACTTCTTCGCCTATGCCGGCGCTGCCGGCGCGCTCCCGTTCGTCGCCGCGTCCGGCCATGCCCAGGAAGCCGACGGCAACAGCGCCGCCGCAGCCCCGGCGAAGCTCCCCTATCAGGAGGAAACGCGCGCACGCCGCATGCAGTGGTGGCACGAGGCCAAGTTCGGGATGTTCATTCACTACGGCCTCTACAGCATCATCGGCCACCAGGAATGGGCGATGGAGAATGAGGGGATTCCGATCCCGCAATATGAGCGGCTGGCGCGGCATTTCCGGCCCAAGCCCGGCGCCGCGCGCGAATGGGCGAAGCTCGCGAAACGCGCGGGGCAGAAATACATGGTGCTCACCACCAAACACCATGAAGGCTTCTGCCTGTGGGATACCAAACAGACCGACTATAACTCGGCCCGGCAGGGCGCGAAGCGCGACATCGTCCGCGAGTTCGTCGAGGCGGCGCGGACCGAGGGGCTTCGCGTCGGGCTCTATTACTCGCTGATGGACTGGCACTACCCGGACGGCGCGCGGTGCAAGGACGATCCCGCGGCGCGCGAGCGTTTCGTCGCCTTCGCCCATGCCCAGGTCCACGAATTGCTGACCAACTACGGCAAGATCGACATCCTGTGGTACGATGTCGACTGGCCGCTCACCCCGGCGCAATGGCGTGCGGCGGACATGAACAAGATGGTGTTCGAGCTTCAGCCCGACATCATCGTCAACAACCGCAACGGGCTGGCCGGCGATTTCTCGACGCCCGAGCACAAGGTGGCGGCCGACAGCCGCGCCTGGGAAACCTGCGAGACGATGAACCTCGGCTGGGGCTATCAGCGCACCGACGACGAATGGAAATCGCCGACGCGGATCGTCAACGACCTGACGTTGTGCGTGCAGCAGGGCGGCAACTTCCTGCTCAACATCGGGCCCGAGGCGGACGGGTCGGTGCCGCAGCCGTCGGTCGAGATCCTCGGGCGTGTCGGGGACTGGCTCAAGATCAACGGCGCATCGATCTACGACGCGGACGGCCGCGCCGCCGGGGCGTTCGGCAACTACACCAACTTCACCAAGGCGAAGGACAAGCTCTACGTCCATGTCTATTGCTGGCCGTCGAAGAGCCCGGCGGCCGGGATCCTCGACTTCCTTCGCCCGGAAACCACCGTCGCCGTGGGCGGGGTGCGGACCAAGATCCTGTCGGCGAGGCTGCTCAAGACCGGCGCGCCGGTGAAGTTCGAGCAGGACGCCTGGTCGCTCCGCCTGCTCGACCTGCCCGAGGCGGCGCCCGACGACCCCACGACGGTGTTCGAGTTGACCTGTGAGGGCAAGCCCTATGTGCGCCACCACCTGATCCGCCCGGAATGGCCGCGGTACGGGGTCAATGTGCTGCCGCGCCAATCCTGA
- a CDS encoding amidase: protein MFLALPVQAQRPDAGPIKRPAQARTEFDLETATIADINRAIDRGALTSEQLVRLSLARIRIYEPKLHAIITLNPRALDEARALDIERRRKGRRSPLHGIPVLIKDNINTRDLPTTLGFYGLKGAQAVSDAAVVARLRAAGAIILAKTNLSELASGPPMSSLGGQTRNPHNLAYSPAGSSNGTAVGIAAGYAPIGIATDTTGSARWPAATNGVVGMRPTMGLFSPVGVQPNAPTLDTVGIMTRSVADVAVVAHVLAQEPVLAEPRLGRDALRGVRIGFPRTTFSGDDPEIDAATARALETLRASGATVIDIDLPDWLIRLSDSLQALLVQSESVPSLDAYLSASFPPPWPRSHAAILAMSEALMRSPVPGAVANPGRLSGYRWEAAALPFEDPVYVAARKEGRQFFRASLSAILKRYDVRAIVYPTQTMRINKLAKAPVRNARGLFGNFAPALASIAGWPDITVPAGATPEGLPVGISFLGPASSDGQLLAWAFAFEQHAHALRQPPETPPLPGERFAY, encoded by the coding sequence ATGTTCCTCGCGTTGCCGGTGCAGGCGCAGCGTCCGGACGCCGGCCCGATCAAAAGGCCCGCCCAGGCCCGCACCGAATTCGACCTCGAGACCGCCACCATCGCCGACATCAATCGAGCGATCGACAGGGGGGCCTTGACCTCGGAGCAGCTTGTCCGGTTGTCGCTCGCCCGCATTCGGATCTACGAGCCGAAACTCCACGCGATCATCACGCTGAATCCGCGCGCGCTCGATGAAGCACGGGCTTTGGACATCGAGCGGCGGCGGAAGGGCCGCAGGTCGCCGCTCCACGGCATTCCCGTGCTCATCAAGGATAACATCAACACCCGCGATCTCCCCACCACGCTCGGCTTCTATGGCTTGAAAGGCGCACAAGCCGTCTCGGACGCAGCCGTCGTCGCCAGGTTGCGCGCCGCCGGCGCGATCATTCTCGCCAAAACGAATCTCAGCGAGCTCGCCTCAGGGCCGCCGATGAGCTCGCTGGGCGGACAGACCCGCAATCCCCACAATCTGGCCTATAGTCCGGCGGGATCGTCGAACGGGACCGCGGTGGGAATCGCCGCGGGCTACGCGCCGATCGGCATCGCCACCGATACGACGGGCTCGGCGCGCTGGCCCGCGGCGACGAACGGCGTGGTGGGGATGCGTCCGACCATGGGTCTTTTCAGTCCGGTCGGCGTCCAGCCGAACGCGCCGACGCTCGATACGGTGGGGATCATGACGCGGTCGGTCGCTGACGTGGCCGTGGTCGCTCATGTCCTCGCGCAGGAACCGGTACTGGCGGAACCCAGGCTCGGTCGCGACGCCTTGCGCGGCGTGCGGATCGGCTTTCCCCGTACCACCTTCTCGGGGGACGATCCCGAGATCGATGCGGCCACTGCGCGCGCGCTCGAGACGTTGCGGGCAAGCGGCGCGACCGTGATCGATATCGATTTGCCCGATTGGCTCATCCGTCTTTCAGACAGCTTGCAGGCATTGCTGGTCCAGTCCGAGTCCGTTCCAAGCCTTGACGCCTATCTGTCGGCGTCCTTCCCGCCGCCCTGGCCAAGGAGTCACGCAGCGATCCTGGCGATGAGCGAGGCGCTGATGCGAAGCCCCGTCCCGGGCGCTGTTGCGAACCCGGGCCGGCTCAGCGGATATCGCTGGGAGGCGGCGGCGCTGCCGTTCGAAGATCCCGTGTACGTGGCGGCGCGCAAAGAGGGGCGCCAATTCTTCCGGGCATCGCTGTCCGCGATCCTGAAACGCTATGATGTGCGCGCGATCGTCTATCCGACGCAGACGATGCGCATTAACAAGCTGGCGAAGGCGCCCGTGCGTAACGCGCGTGGGCTGTTCGGCAATTTCGCGCCCGCTCTCGCCAGCATCGCGGGATGGCCGGACATCACGGTGCCGGCGGGGGCGACGCCGGAGGGCCTGCCCGTAGGCATTTCGTTCCTGGGGCCCGCCTCCAGCGACGGGCAGCTATTGGCCTGGGCTTTCGCCTTCGAGCAACACGCGCATGCCCTGCGCCAACCTCCCGAGACACCCCCATTGCCGGGCGAGCGCTTTGCCTATTAG
- a CDS encoding amidase: protein MKSGPLMGCGLAAIALLLVAAASARGGVYGASRMTAAAAAKHSVLTWADPSKTYRWDGDGIAGMPILIKDNVETRDMPTTAGSFALSRNAPGRDAPLVARLRAAGAVILGKTNLSEWANFRSSASIPGWSAIGGQTRNAFDAARTPCGSSAGSAVAVAIGLAPAAIGTETDGSITCPASVNGVVGFKPTVGLVSRTNVIPISASQDTPGPIARTVREAAWVLTAIAGSDARDSATAEADAHKMNYAAVLNRKALHGARIGVMRFALSAYSAETRLLFERAVRQMRAAGAEIVDIAEAPAEHDKIGNWEFQVLATEFKHGLNAYLASTRPDQVKARTLSQLIAFNATQPREMQFFGQETFERAEAAPDIDDPVYLNARARARRAAGPDGIDRMMSRYRVVALIAPTTSRAATLDRNDADRMQGSASQLPAVAGYPHLTVPMGRDRGMPVGISFIAGKWQDARVLSLGYAFEHANRVKPGTRLRSPNSP from the coding sequence ATGAAGTCAGGTCCCTTGATGGGGTGCGGATTGGCCGCCATCGCCTTGCTTCTGGTCGCCGCTGCTTCGGCGCGGGGCGGCGTCTATGGCGCAAGCCGCATGACAGCTGCGGCCGCGGCTAAGCATAGCGTCCTCACCTGGGCCGACCCCAGCAAGACCTATCGCTGGGATGGTGATGGAATCGCCGGCATGCCGATCCTCATCAAGGACAATGTCGAGACACGCGACATGCCGACGACCGCCGGCTCGTTCGCCTTGTCGCGAAACGCGCCCGGCAGGGACGCGCCGCTGGTCGCGCGCTTGCGCGCAGCCGGGGCAGTGATCCTCGGCAAGACCAATCTTTCGGAATGGGCAAATTTCCGTTCGTCTGCGTCCATTCCCGGATGGAGCGCCATTGGCGGCCAGACCCGGAATGCGTTCGACGCTGCGCGGACGCCCTGCGGCTCCTCGGCGGGAAGCGCGGTGGCGGTCGCCATCGGCCTGGCTCCGGCGGCGATCGGAACCGAAACCGACGGCTCGATCACCTGCCCGGCATCGGTCAACGGCGTGGTCGGATTCAAGCCGACGGTCGGGCTGGTCAGCCGCACGAATGTCATTCCGATCAGCGCCTCGCAAGATACGCCCGGCCCGATCGCCCGCACCGTGCGGGAGGCCGCTTGGGTGTTGACCGCGATCGCGGGCAGCGACGCGCGGGATTCGGCCACCGCCGAAGCGGATGCCCACAAGATGAACTATGCCGCTGTCCTAAACCGCAAGGCGCTGCACGGCGCACGCATCGGAGTCATGCGCTTCGCGCTTTCCGCCTATTCCGCCGAGACACGGCTCTTGTTCGAACGCGCGGTGCGGCAGATGCGCGCCGCGGGCGCCGAGATCGTCGACATTGCGGAAGCGCCGGCCGAGCATGACAAGATCGGCAACTGGGAGTTCCAGGTGCTCGCGACCGAGTTCAAGCACGGATTGAACGCCTATCTCGCGTCCACACGGCCCGACCAGGTGAAAGCGAGGACGCTCAGCCAGCTCATCGCCTTCAATGCCACGCAGCCTCGGGAGATGCAGTTCTTCGGCCAGGAAACCTTTGAACGTGCCGAGGCGGCGCCGGACATCGACGATCCTGTCTATCTCAATGCGCGCGCCAGGGCCCGCCGCGCGGCGGGGCCGGACGGCATCGACAGGATGATGTCGAGATACCGCGTCGTGGCGCTGATCGCGCCGACCACGTCACGTGCCGCAACGCTGGACCGCAACGACGCGGATCGAATGCAAGGTTCTGCAAGCCAGTTGCCGGCGGTGGCGGGCTATCCGCATCTGACCGTTCCAATGGGACGAGATCGAGGAATGCCTGTGGGAATCAGCTTCATCGCGGGCAAATGGCAGGATGCCCGCGTGCTGTCGCTTGGCTATGCCTTCGAACATGCGAACCGAGTGAAACCGGGCACAAGACTGCGGTCGCCCAATTCCCCTTGA
- a CDS encoding PH domain-containing protein: MLLPDIPLQPLERGQLNVMRFAGAVTTTIVTVGAGVTSWGVSHAVPWLPVWAAPLAVVLLGLWSIALAPRRWARWGWAWTGKELHVASGWLTRSHTIVPASRVQHIDVTQGPVERMFGVSTLVLHTAGTANSEVDLPGISRETAEEIRDAIREHLSSDPW, encoded by the coding sequence ATGCTTCTTCCCGACATTCCGCTCCAGCCGCTCGAGCGTGGTCAGCTCAACGTGATGCGCTTCGCCGGTGCGGTCACCACCACAATCGTCACCGTGGGCGCCGGAGTGACCAGCTGGGGTGTCAGCCACGCCGTCCCATGGCTCCCGGTCTGGGCCGCGCCGCTCGCCGTCGTGCTGCTCGGCCTGTGGTCGATCGCGCTCGCGCCGCGGCGCTGGGCGCGCTGGGGGTGGGCGTGGACGGGCAAGGAGCTGCACGTCGCCTCGGGCTGGCTGACGCGCAGCCACACCATCGTCCCGGCCTCGCGCGTCCAGCATATCGACGTGACGCAGGGGCCGGTCGAGCGAATGTTCGGTGTGTCGACCCTCGTGCTCCACACCGCTGGCACCGCCAATAGCGAGGTCGATCTGCCCGGCATCTCGCGCGAGACCGCCGAGGAGATTCGCGACGCGATCCGCGAGCATCTCTCGAGCGATCCCTGGTGA
- a CDS encoding PH domain-containing protein, which yields MSDSVTDHGPKRVHPGSIAIDFLRRAPQTVIGLPAIAGWTSGRGIGWILLAAVVVGAVMLFFTWIGWRRFTYTVGARELVIERGLLNRSRRSIPLERIQDVSIERKPLARLFGLAEVRVETGGGEKDEAVLDSVSVAEAERLRAALRGQASGIDMFSVDEGNADTPESASLPIIFQMSLPRVLLLGAFSFSLVWIAALFGGLQFFDQFLDLGFDQVRDWAEVARDEVQARFSIAAALSVAGIALALGVVSGVIRALLREYGFTLRAGAGRFRRTRGLLTRSEVVVAMRRIQLAMVQRGPLRGLFGWNALSVQTLGGSNDPSGRQAMAPLAREHEVARIVDIAGLPPFERLPLRPVAAGHVIRSLVLALPWPMLVIGAAVMVTPLAWFGLLLLIPLAIAALLQRRFHRYALRHTSLQVMRGVIAQRDWIVPFENVQVVTLRAGWLQRRLGIASVLVDTAGAGGGGAPDVVDLNLPDARALAAGLVERIG from the coding sequence GTGAGTGACAGCGTGACCGATCACGGGCCGAAGCGAGTCCATCCGGGCTCGATCGCGATCGATTTCCTGCGCCGCGCGCCGCAGACGGTGATCGGCCTTCCCGCGATCGCGGGCTGGACCTCGGGGCGCGGGATCGGCTGGATCCTGCTCGCCGCCGTGGTGGTGGGCGCGGTGATGCTGTTCTTCACCTGGATCGGCTGGCGGCGCTTCACCTACACCGTGGGCGCGCGCGAGCTGGTGATCGAGCGCGGGCTGCTCAACCGCAGCCGCCGCTCGATCCCGCTCGAGCGGATCCAGGACGTGTCGATCGAGCGCAAGCCGCTCGCGCGCTTGTTCGGCCTTGCCGAGGTGCGGGTGGAAACGGGCGGCGGCGAGAAGGACGAGGCTGTATTGGACAGTGTCTCCGTCGCCGAGGCGGAACGTCTACGCGCCGCGCTGCGCGGCCAGGCGTCGGGTATCGACATGTTCTCCGTTGACGAGGGGAACGCGGACACCCCCGAATCCGCATCCCTCCCCATCATTTTCCAAATGTCCCTCCCGCGCGTGTTGCTGCTCGGGGCGTTCAGCTTCTCGCTGGTATGGATTGCCGCACTGTTCGGCGGCCTCCAGTTCTTCGACCAGTTCCTCGATCTCGGCTTCGATCAGGTGAGGGATTGGGCGGAGGTCGCAAGGGACGAGGTGCAGGCCCGCTTCAGCATCGCCGCTGCCCTGAGCGTGGCGGGCATCGCCCTGGCCCTGGGCGTGGTTAGCGGCGTGATCCGCGCGCTGCTGCGCGAATATGGCTTCACGCTGCGCGCGGGCGCCGGCCGCTTCCGCCGCACGCGGGGCCTGCTGACCCGGAGCGAGGTGGTGGTGGCGATGCGCCGCATCCAGCTCGCGATGGTCCAGCGCGGACCTCTGCGCGGGCTGTTCGGCTGGAATGCGCTGAGCGTCCAGACGCTGGGCGGCAGCAACGATCCGAGCGGGCGCCAGGCGATGGCGCCGCTCGCGCGCGAGCATGAGGTGGCGCGGATCGTCGATATCGCCGGGCTCCCGCCCTTCGAACGGCTCCCGTTGCGTCCGGTGGCGGCGGGGCATGTGATCCGCTCGCTAGTGCTTGCGCTGCCCTGGCCGATGCTGGTGATCGGCGCGGCCGTGATGGTGACGCCGCTCGCCTGGTTCGGCCTGCTGCTGTTGATCCCGCTGGCGATCGCCGCTTTGCTCCAGCGCCGCTTTCACCGCTATGCGCTGCGCCACACCAGCCTGCAGGTGATGCGCGGCGTGATCGCCCAGCGCGACTGGATCGTGCCGTTCGAGAATGTGCAGGTGGTCACGCTGCGCGCAGGTTGGCTGCAGCGGCGGCTGGGGATCGCGAGCGTGCTGGTGGACACCGCGGGTGCGGGCGGGGGCGGCGCGCCGGACGTGGTCGACTTGAACCTTCCCGATGCGCGCGCGCTGGCGGCGGGTCTGGTCGAGCGGATCGGCTAG
- a CDS encoding cell wall hydrolase yields the protein MTSPAPAAETARAITPGLWLALALTALLAIAAPLLIVLNKPRVPVENAPTLADVKKPKRVVPQAELPPVEPVRLAALPMGEARRYNASIPFSTAPNPAARPFVVTGGADDQTRAVDCLAAATWYEAGDDAVGQRAVAQVVLNRLRHPAFPKTVCGVVFQGQERRIGCQFTFTCDGAMRRTPSPTAWERARDVARQALHGYVYTKVGHSTHYHTDWVVPYWSASLDKVAEVHTHLFFRWTGWWGTPPAFRRAYAGAEPVIAKMAHLSPVHATGGDPAVLTIEGVAITGVAIDPATIPESAIPQPVTGEARNVFHAALDRNMGADAFAALAIRTCGERPFCKFLGWTDHSKVPTAGAAPNPGQIETMSFSYLRDQTQGFGKALWNCAEFKRPSPVQCMRRMPAVTAPAITPDLNAIRVDPAAKPAAPDGLAGIRRKSEVTPPPVMVPAPQPSATPAAGR from the coding sequence GTGACCAGCCCCGCTCCCGCCGCAGAAACCGCGCGCGCGATCACGCCTGGCCTGTGGTTGGCGCTGGCGCTCACCGCCCTGCTGGCGATCGCCGCCCCGCTGCTGATCGTGCTCAACAAACCGCGCGTTCCCGTCGAGAACGCGCCCACGCTGGCCGACGTCAAGAAACCCAAACGAGTCGTGCCCCAGGCGGAGCTGCCGCCGGTCGAGCCAGTGCGCCTTGCCGCGCTGCCGATGGGCGAGGCGCGACGCTACAACGCCTCGATTCCCTTCTCCACCGCGCCCAACCCGGCTGCGCGGCCCTTCGTCGTCACTGGCGGTGCGGATGACCAGACACGCGCGGTCGACTGCCTCGCGGCCGCCACCTGGTACGAGGCGGGCGACGATGCCGTCGGCCAGCGGGCCGTGGCGCAGGTGGTGCTCAATCGTCTTCGCCATCCGGCTTTCCCCAAGACGGTGTGCGGCGTCGTATTCCAGGGCCAGGAACGGCGCATCGGTTGCCAGTTCACCTTCACGTGCGATGGTGCGATGCGGCGTACGCCATCCCCGACGGCATGGGAGCGCGCGCGCGACGTCGCACGGCAGGCGCTCCATGGATATGTCTATACAAAAGTAGGCCATTCGACCCATTATCATACCGACTGGGTGGTGCCCTATTGGAGCGCCAGCCTCGACAAGGTGGCCGAGGTGCACACCCATCTATTCTTCCGCTGGACCGGCTGGTGGGGCACCCCGCCCGCCTTCCGCCGCGCTTATGCCGGCGCCGAGCCGGTGATTGCGAAGATGGCGCACCTCTCGCCGGTGCATGCCACGGGCGGGGATCCCGCCGTGCTGACGATCGAGGGGGTGGCGATTACGGGCGTGGCGATTGATCCCGCGACGATCCCGGAATCCGCCATTCCGCAGCCGGTGACGGGGGAGGCCCGCAACGTCTTCCATGCCGCGCTCGACCGCAATATGGGCGCGGACGCCTTCGCCGCCCTCGCGATCCGCACCTGCGGCGAGCGGCCCTTCTGCAAGTTTCTCGGCTGGACCGATCACAGCAAGGTGCCGACCGCCGGCGCGGCGCCCAATCCCGGGCAGATCGAGACGATGTCGTTCAGCTATCTGCGCGATCAGACCCAGGGGTTCGGCAAGGCATTGTGGAACTGCGCCGAGTTCAAGCGCCCCAGCCCGGTGCAGTGCATGCGGCGTATGCCCGCCGTAACCGCTCCGGCCATAACGCCCGATCTCAACGCGATCCGCGTCGATCCCGCCGCCAAGCCCGCAGCGCCGGACGGCCTCGCCGGCATCCGCCGCAAGAGCGAAGTGACTCCGCCGCCCGTGATGGTGCCAGCACCACAGCCGAGCGCAACACCCGCCGCCGGACGCTAG